In one Candidatus Delongbacteria bacterium genomic region, the following are encoded:
- a CDS encoding glutamyl-tRNA reductase, which produces MHTILVGLNHKTACVETRELLYFSTEGIEKALLELVKKSNLEGAVIISTCNRVEIYSTSKDPDKGFEEIIDFISEFHRVDKSKFEDKLYMKRCEKAVDHLFKVVSSLDSMVLGETQIQGQVRDAYEIAMKAGTTNTLLNKLFQTSIQIGKKTRSSTNISDGKLSVATAGVELVNKIFPDNNSFSVLVIGAGEMAELTLVHLKENGNCKILISNRSLEKAQELADKFNGEVIPFESRYEIIPSCDIIIVSTGAQNYIIESKILKETSTEIDKLQFFIDLSVPRNIDPDIKDYENMILYSIDDLEGVVSDNIKKREEKISAVNTLINELASEYYDWYARQTIIPVMKGIKKRFEDMSENLISINSSKLQNFTSNQIDVLKYMMEVYSDRIIKIMMQNLKNVTNSNELGRIAESLQKSLIMDIDHTREDR; this is translated from the coding sequence ATGCATACAATATTAGTTGGATTAAATCATAAAACTGCTTGTGTAGAAACTAGAGAACTTTTATACTTTTCTACTGAAGGTATTGAAAAAGCTTTACTTGAGCTGGTAAAAAAAAGCAATCTCGAAGGTGCTGTTATTATTTCAACATGTAACCGAGTAGAGATTTACAGTACTTCCAAGGACCCAGACAAAGGATTTGAGGAGATTATTGATTTTATAAGCGAGTTCCATAGGGTTGACAAATCAAAATTTGAAGACAAACTTTACATGAAAAGATGTGAAAAAGCAGTAGACCATCTTTTCAAAGTAGTTTCCAGCCTTGATTCAATGGTTCTTGGAGAAACACAAATTCAAGGACAAGTTAGAGATGCATATGAGATCGCCATGAAAGCAGGAACGACAAATACATTATTGAACAAATTATTTCAGACATCAATACAAATAGGGAAAAAAACAAGATCGTCAACCAATATTTCAGATGGAAAACTTTCTGTAGCAACAGCTGGTGTTGAGCTCGTAAATAAAATTTTTCCAGATAATAATAGTTTTTCTGTTTTAGTGATTGGTGCAGGGGAAATGGCTGAACTCACCTTAGTTCATCTCAAGGAGAATGGAAATTGTAAAATTCTCATTTCTAACAGATCCCTAGAAAAAGCACAGGAATTAGCCGATAAATTTAATGGTGAAGTTATACCCTTTGAATCAAGATATGAGATTATTCCCAGCTGTGATATTATAATCGTATCTACAGGTGCTCAAAACTATATTATTGAATCAAAAATACTGAAAGAAACATCTACTGAAATTGATAAATTACAATTTTTTATAGATTTATCAGTCCCAAGAAATATTGATCCGGATATCAAGGATTATGAAAATATGATACTCTACTCTATTGATGATCTAGAGGGAGTTGTAAGTGATAATATAAAAAAAAGAGAAGAAAAGATAAGTGCTGTTAATACTCTTATCAACGAATTAGCATCAGAATATTATGATTGGTATGCAAGACAAACAATAATTCCAGTCATGAAAGGAATAAAAAAAAGATTTGAAGATATGTCTGAAAATTTAATTTCAATAAACTCCTCAAAGCTACAAAATTTTACATCGAATCAAATTGATGTACTAAAATACATGATGGAGGTTTACTCTGATAGAATCATAAAGATTATGATGCAAAACTTAAAAAATGTCACAAACAGTAATGAGCTCGGAAGAATAGCAGAATCTCTACAAAAAAGCTTAATTATGGATATTGATCACACCCGGGAGGATAGATGA